The proteins below come from a single Microtus pennsylvanicus isolate mMicPen1 chromosome 13, mMicPen1.hap1, whole genome shotgun sequence genomic window:
- the Gpx7 gene encoding glutathione peroxidase 7: MVATVAAAWLLLWAAACVQSEQDFYDFKAVNIRGKLVSLEKYRGSVSLVVNVASECGFTDQNYRALQQLQRDLGPYHFNVLAFPCNQFGQQEPDTDREIENFARRTYSVSFPMFSKIAVTGTGAHPAFKYLTQTSGKEPTWNFWKYLVAPDGKVVGAWDPTVPVQEIKPRITELVAKLILQRRAEL, encoded by the exons ATGGTTGCGACCGTGGCGGCGGCGTGGCTGCTCCTATGGGCCGCGGCCTGCGTGCAATCCGAGCAGGACTTCTACGACTTCAAGGCAGTCAACATCCGGGGCAAGCTGGTGTCGCTGGAGAAATACCGCGGCTCG GTTTCTCTGGTGGTGAACGTAGCCAGCGAATGTGGCTTCACAGACCAGAACTACCGAGCCCTGCAGCAGTTGCAGCGGGACCTGGGTCCCTACCATTTTAACGTGCTCGCCTTCCCTTGCAACCAGTTTGGCCAACAGGAACCAGACACCGACAGGGAGATTGAGAACTTTGCCCGCCGTACCTACAGTGTTTCTTTCCCCATGTTTAGCAAGATTGCAGTTACGGGCACCGGTGCTCACCCTGCCTTCAAATACCTGACCC agACTTCTGGGAAGGAGCCCACCTGGAACTTCTGGAAGTACCTAGTGGCCCCAGACGGAAAGGTGGTGGGGGCTTGGGATCCAACTGTGCCCGTGCAGGAGATCAAGCCGCGGATCACAGAGCTGGTGGCAAAGCTCATTCTTCAGAGACGAGCAGAGTTGTGA